TCATCCGGCAGCTGTGCCGATGCCATCATGGCGGTCAGGGTTTCTGCCGATGCCGATGGTGAGTTTGCCTGCCGGGCAAAGGTAGGGTTTGAGGCGCAGGCCTTCATGGCGGGTCAGCTGGCGGATCATGTTTTCTTTGAACCGGCTTATGGGATAAAATTCCTTTGGATGGCCTTATGCTGCATGCAGCAGAAACTCGACTTTCACCGCATCATAGGGGAAAACGGTACGCCCTTTGTCCGCTTTTTGCTACCATATCACTGTCAGCGGTTCCAGATGTTGAAGTTTATTGTCCGCAGTGATCAGCGGTGCATTGTGATGAATTGCCGTGGCTGCAATCAGCCGGTCGGCAGGATCATTATGATGAAAAAAGTCTTCCTGGGACAGGGATGCTATTTCCGGTGTAATCGGCCAGACAGTCAAGGATAAAGCCAGACACAGATCCGTCATGTACTGTACCGAAGAGATGTCGTTCCGCAATCGGCCGGAATGCATCAGCATGGCAATTTCCCAGAAGGAGATATCTGAACAGGCAAGGGTTTTGTCATCCAATCCGGTTTCAATGGCGGACTGGGCCGCATTGCTCAGGCGCATCGGGTCATCCTGCCAGAAGATCAGAATATGGGTATCACAAATTATCCGCGTCGGCATGCCATTCTCCCCCGACAGGTTCTATAATGTCTCCTTTGATCATTGTCCCCCGTAATTTCATGAGCCGGTTGTGGGCCTCTGTTACAGCATCGGATTCAGGGACAAGGCGGGCAATTTTTTTTCCATGGCTTGTTATCAGAAATTCAACCCCATTTTGTACCTGTTTCATATAATGTGGAAGATGGTTGCGGAACTCCGTTATATTTACTTGCGGCATCCTCACCTCCAGTTGGAACGTTATTTCTGTACATATTTTATGTACAGAATAATCCATGCGCTGTCTTTTGTCAATTTTTGTTTTGGCTGTCTTCTCAGGTTATTCCGGCTTTCACCTCATCATAGGGGAAAACGATACGCCCTTTGTCCGTGCGGGTGAGTATGCCGGCATTCAGCAGTGCCGTCACATCACTGTGAACGGCCTTGACATCACGGCCGGCACGGCGGGCTGCTTCTCGAATTGATACAGACCCCGCGCCGCAGAGAATCTTGAGTAATTCCCAGCGTTTTGCGGTCAATACCCGCCAGAGCAACTCCGGGGACGCAAAGCTGATGCGGTCTGACTTCTCTGATTTTCCTGTGTTCCAGGCCTGTGTAAAATCCGCCATGGCATCGGCAGGTGTGCGAACATCAAGGATCACAGTTTTCATGGTTCCACCTCTCAATATCCTGCTGGAAGTCAGCGATCAGCTGTTCCGGTGTCGTGAACTGGTATGCATTTTCTTTTCCTTCAAAATGCCGATTCAGAATAGATGATTCGTGTGCAAATGAGTTTTTCTGCTTTCATGTTGAATTATATAAAGTGGTCGAATTCGACCCCTTTAAAACCCAGGTTGTTCAATTTTTCCCATAACCCAATAAATTCAATGGTATTTTTGCTGCGCATCCAGTTTTTGACCACATCCTTTGGTTCGTCCGGATTCTTATATCTGGCAATATCCGTAAGGGACAGGTAGTCGTTCTGGTTAATTTCAAAGATTGTAATTTCAGTTCCCTTTACCTCAATCTTTTCACCTTTCATGTCATTTGCCCCTTAGCTTATTGGTTATCGAAATCCTTACTGACCAGCTGGATAGACAATTCACTCAAATAGATCCCTATTTAGCTCAAGATGCCCGGGTCAGACCAAGGGGTCTGGTTCATCCGGCAGTCCAGCTGTGCCAGCAGGGCCACATCCGGCTGCATTTCGGCCACGGTGGTTTCGCTGTCAAATACGGCCATCAGGTCTTCGGCTTGTTCTCCTTAAAGCAGATGCCGGGTGGCGTTGTTGCGCTCATCCCGGACACGGAGCACCAGATCCCCCTGGTCCGAGTTTTTCGATAGCACCGGAAAGTTACCGGCACGGCACCAGATCAATGATCTATTGGTGGGATTCCGCAGACAGGATCGCTGCTATTTGGCCAGATATTTTTCACTTTAGGGCAACCCCAGGCCTATCTGCCGACTTGCCAATCAATTGGCTTTATTCTTTTGCTTATTTTACCCAAAGTATCAAGCAGGTCTGATTCCGACGGCAATTCCCCATAAACCATTTGTTTGAAAGATCCTTGATAAGCTTTCATGATAGGTGGCCACACCTTTTCAGGGGAATCAAAAATAATTGCTGAACCTGGATGATTCTTTAGCCACTCATTGTTGTTCTTGTAACCGACAAAATCATCCTCCCCAACCTTGACCAGCATCTTTATAAAATCGTTTTCATTAAAAAATGATAAAATCTCTTCATTTTTCAGCATAAGATGTAAGTCGTAAATATGTCGAACCTTGCTTGACAGGATCACATCACGATTTTCAACCTGTGAAAACCTGACAAGGCTCATGATTTTTTCGCACAAGGTGCGTTTAACGCTTAATGCCTGCACATTAAAGGCGGCCATATTGTGCTTTTTAATCAAATCTTCAGTGCCCGCATGGATCATAAAATCCAGGAGATAGCTACTGATTTTTTGCTTGGTGAATGGCTCAGAATTGCCAAGTAAAGAAGCCTCAAGTATTAAATGGTCAGCAACTTGCACCAGGTTGCTATCAAACACTTTGTCATACTGATGAACTGTTTTCCTGATATTGCCCCTTTTGTTTGTGTAGCCTTCAATATGCGTTTCAGGTAAAATCTTTTCAACAATCTTACTGACCATTTTCATTCTTTTTGAAAACTGATTTGTGGGCTCTCCTTTAACAGGAATGATAACCAGGTCAATATCCTCTGAAAACCTTTGTATGAGGTTGTGACATTTTGAAAGGCATGTCCCGCCTTTAAATACAACCAAATCAGAGATTTCCGATGAGAATATTTCAAGTAGAACCAAAGAAACCCAATAGTCTTTTTCTACATACACCTCCGGGATACCAATATGTTGCGCAGTCGCTTGAATCGCTTCCTGGAAAAGCTTTTTATCAAGATGTAGCTTCATTCAATATACCAGTTTTTAGAATTTGGAAGAATATCTTGAACTGCTCCAACACTGTATGAAGACAAAGGGTTCAAGCTTTCTTTTAAAGTAACCAATGCTTCTTTTTGTTCTATTTTCATTGATTCCAATAAAGCCCCTAAAAAAGCCCGGGCTCTGGGCGGATAGGCCAAAGCATACTTGAGCAAATCTTTTTTTTCACGGTCCGTCAATTCAGCGATTATGGCCTTGATGCGGTTTATTGCCGATTCTTCATTTAAATCAGGGATGTCCTTAAAATTTTTAAGGACATCAAGGATACCTAAAAGATTATAATTCTTGCTGTTAACATCTGCGTAGCTTTTTACAAATCGAACTTTTATGTTGCCAATTTTTGAAACAGGTTTTTTTGCCGTGCCGGCCAGATCAATATCTTTGGGTACCTGCGTTGTTAAACTCAGCTGGTTAAACAATGCTGCGCCAGTAATATAAGCAATCCTCTTTCTTCCGTTAAACAAATATGGTCGAAGCTGCTCACTTTCACTTGGACCTAATTCACCAAACGCTGTCGCTTTAGGCCTGTAGAAAACCCCGGTAGAAAGCCTTTTGACAGTCTTTTCTTTAACCAAACGACTTAAAGTCTTTGCAGCAGCGCCATACTCATTACGGGAAACCCCAAGATCAGAATACTTAAAGACTTTTCCAGGCTGAATACGATTCACTGTAGATTTAATTCTTGCGGCGACTTTCATAAGAACCTCATCTTAATACGTTGCTTTTCCAACAAAGAATAGGCTTTATTAAAGTGAATGTCAAGTTTTTAGATACAAATACTTGACAAAATTGGCTGCGGTTCGCTATGGCGGATGTCAAAGCTGATTGGGTTTTAGCCCAGTCTGGTTTATTGGATTGTTCGCTGTGTCTTATGCACTTGCATGAAGTTTTTCAGGTGAAACTGGAATGACTTTTTGCCAGTCTTTCGATTCATGTTCAGCCATCCACAGGTCATAATTTTTTTGTAAATCCATCCATAATTCTGGTGTCGTATCGAAAGCTCTGCCAAGACGAAGAGCCATGTCCGGAGTTATAGATCCCCGCTCATTTGTAATTTTTGATAATGTCTTTCGGGACACTCCAAGCGTAGATGCCATTTCTGTGACTGTTATGGACAATGGACGCAAATAATCTTCTTGAATAATTTTCCCTGGATGTGTTGGCTTACGTTTCATTCTATTCATATTTGCACCTCACTAATGATAATTATCATAGTCGACAACATAGGCATCACCATCAATAAACTTGAAAAATATTCTCCAGTTACCGGACACCTTGTTTTCATGGTTTCACCTCTCAATATCCTGCTGGAAGTCAGCGATCAAAAGTTGACAGGTTTTTTCAAATTGTCAGCAGCCTTTCTCCATTCTTTAAAACTTCCGTTAACGGGACGCCCCAATACTTGACCTCGATATTCAGTTTTTCCAGTGTTTCCGTAATGCCTAACTGATCTGCACAGGCTTTACAGGCTGTTACGTGAACACCCGCATCCTGTGCCTTTTTGATCTGTTCCTGGATATCTGTATTTTCATTCACCAGTTTGGCAGTCGCCCCCCAGATAATAAGGGTCACTTCTTCCCACCAGCCATGAACAAGAGAATTGACCGTATACATAAATACCATTTTTTCAGCTGTGATCAGGTTGTCATTGGTCCATAATACGTAAAGGTGTGTGTTTTCGCTCATCACTATTTTCCTTTTGTTTGAGGTTTTTGCCTCTCCTCTATGTTACCGAACACCGGGATCAGCTGCAGCACAATGCTGGCCTCTCAGGTCCAGTTTCCAATATACAACCCCGGGGAGCGGATTGTCATAATATGGTTTTGTGCGCACAAAACCCAATGATTCGTATAGATGGATGGCGGATTCCAACCGATCCAGTGTATCCAGGAGCATGGTAGAATAACCCAAACGAACGCCTTCCTGAATGAGCCGTCTGGCGATTTGACCGCCAGTGCCCAGGCTCCTTGCTTCGGCGCATACATAAAGCCGCTTCATCTCACAAGTGCGGTCCTGTATCGTACCCAATCTGCGCAAAGCACCGCAACCCACAGCCTTTTGCCCGTCCATGGCGAGCAGGAGTGTACCGGACGGCGGGGCATATTTTCCCGGAAGATTTGCCAGCTCTGATTCAAACTGCTGGAAACATAGATCCACATTCAGGAAAGCTTCGTATTCCCGGAACAGCCTCCGGACTTCCTGGATCTCTTTGGGTGATTTTGCGTAAATAATGGGCAGGTACAGCTGGCGGGTGCCTGTGATGGTTGCCTCCTTATATGTGTTTTGCGATTAAAAGGGTTCTGCTGACGGTGCCCAGGATCCGCTTGTCCTGCATTCTCTGCACCAGGGTGCCGCTGAGGCGTTCAGATGACAGAGGACATTCAATGCGGTGGGTGAGTTGCCATCCCGTTTCTGACAAAAGCGTATGAAAATCAAACAGGGTGATGGCGTGATCCGGAGATTCTTTTTTTGCCGGGGTGGATTCAAAATCACGCCAGTCTGCGTTGAGAAAGGCCAGGATGGCGCCGGGGCGGGATGGGGGCCAGATCAAAGGCCTGGCATTTGCGTTCAAACAGCAGGCACACATCCGGCACCACCCCGCCGCCGGCCATGGGGTCCATCACAAGATCCCCGGGGTCCGTGAAATAAAACAGGGTGTGGGCCACCAGCTGGGCCGGTATCCGGCCGGGCCAGTCCGTGCCGAACCGGTCGTCGCAGTCGTTGAAATACCATTGGTCCCAGGTGCGGAGCCCCCATCCCAGGCGGTTCAGGCGGAGGATCGTACTGTCCCTGCTGGCTTTCTGCCTGGCGTGGATGTCTTTGATCCAGTTGTTGACGGTCTGCTGAGTGACCCCGAGACTGCCGGCAAGCAGTTCCTCGGTCAGCCGACATTCGGGATCACGGGAAACAAAGTCTCTGGCCACCTGCCGTTTGTCCGTCTGACTGAGCCGGTCCCCGTGGCTGATATTGCGCCGGGCCGATTCCAGGAGCATGTCGTCTTTGCAGGTGGCATAATCCAGGGGCTGTTCCTGCCAGAGCACGGCCTCGATTTCCGTCAGGCCGAGGACCTTGTACGCACTCCACCGGTGGATCCCGTCAAGGATCAGCATCAGGATTTCGAACAGACGGGTGTTGGGGGCCGGATAATTGACCACAGGCTGGATGATGATGGGGGGAAATGTGCCCCCGGCCGTCAAAGCTTCGCCGTAGGCATCGATGGTCTGCTTTTTTCGGGCGCTCCGGGGATAGATGAAGTCGTCCCAGATGAGATCGGATATGTTGAATAATGGCATGAAAAAAATCGGATGGTTTTATGAGAGACAAAAGCTCCGCTCTGTCGGTTACAGGAGTAGTCGACCGATGGGGAGGCGATACTGTGTCCCTGTATAGTAAAAGAGATGTGAAAAGGCAATAGGGGAAACTACCTAAAATGCATAGGTAACACGCCTTAAAAACAAATGATTTTCTTTATGCTGAACCGCCGTGTGGTGCCGACCAGCGAAAAGGCCCGGGCAGTCAGCTGCACGCAAAGGTTCGCCCTGGGTATTTTGCCCTATGCATTCAGTTCAAAAACAACCTTTAAAGACTGGTTAATTTCCTGAACTTTGTCTACTGACAATCTCCCCCGGATTTTGACCAATCGATGACGATGATCGATTGGACGTGTCTGCAAACAGTCTGCTACCGATTTTTTAGATAAACCATTCTCTGATGAAGGAAAAATTTCAACATTGGTTTTTATTCGCGCTTTTTTTTCACTCCATTCAGTAATTGGAACCACTTGAATAACAGGAACTCTTTCATTATAAATATCGTTCGTCACAACGACACAAGGTCTGATTTTTCCAGTTTCAGACCCTTTTACCGGATCAAGATTGATGTCAATAATCATCCCTCTTTTCAGCATTGTCATTCCGGCCATCCGTTTAATGCCTTGTCGGTCAATTCTTTCAAATCATCATCTTCAGAATAAATTTCAGAATATAACTCAGCGGATTTTCTCAGACTTTCAAGTTCAAGTTCTTTCCTGAAATGCTCTATCGCCTCACGAAGCATCGCGCTTTTATCCTTAAATCCATAGACTTTAAACTTATTCAAAAACCGGGCCTGCGTTTCTTCAACACTGAATTTTGCCTGTAACATATACCCTCCTTTTGGGTACTCTTATTGGGTCCTTATTTGCAGACCTATTATAGTGACCAACACACCCAAAGTCAATAAAACTGGCGGATGACCCTGCACCCAAAAACAATCGTTGACACGACCCGGCTTGCAGATGCCCTGGCAATCCAGGAAGCGAAAATTCCCGCTGTGGCCGGAACCATACAAAATGGATACCGGGTGCGGGGAAACAGCCTCAGGGCCGGGGAAACTACCTAAAATGCATTGGTAAAACGCCTTGTATAATAAATTTTGAAAATGCGATATACGTTGCCAAAATGGCACCGAATGTTTATGATATAAAGGCCAGATAAAAATGGACCATAAAATACAAATAATCAGGAGAGAGACCCAAAATGAAAGCTGAAACAAAAACCGCCCGTGTCTCAGCACGGATATCACCAAGTGTCTATGAAACATTAACCGAGGCATCTGAAATCACGGGATCTACATTAAATCAATTTATAGTACACGCAGCGCTTGAAAAAGCCCAGGCTATTATTGAACATGAAAATCAAATCACTCAACTTTCGGTGGAGTAATTCCACACCTCCGATAAATGTTTCGATCTGTCAGTGAATCCAAAATGGTCAAGAGCTTGCCCCATCACTAGGTCGAGCATGTCTTGTATTATTTGTTCCGTTAATCCATAGAAGCGCTGTATGTATGCCATAGCCATCCGCATAATTCTTTCCAAAGAAACCATAAAAGTCAAATTGGCCATCTCTTCATTGCAGGCTCGGAAGAGCTCTCCAAACGATCGCTGATCCATGCGTTGCCGCTGATAAAGGCTGAGTATGTTATACCTGGCAATAACCAGAGATGTATGTGCGATTAACCCATCATAATTTCTGACCTGTATTTCTTTCACCAGTTTCAAATGCTGTTTGCACATTTTGAAAAAGACTTCGATGTCCCAACGTTTGCCGTACAGCCGAATTATCTCTTCATTGGGGAGGGACAGATCCGTCGACAATAATGCAAGCCAGCCCCTTTTTTTATCACAAGGAACAAAAACAACCTTTGCCTGTTTGCCATTGGAAAGCGTCACAATAGCCTGAGCTTTGACTTTTGCACGGCCCCGCTTTTTCTTCAATTTTTTGTACAGGTCAGACAGCCTGAGTTTCCTGCCCTGGTATTGGTAGAACCATTTTGGATGGTCTTTCAGCATACAGATAACGTGGATATGCTCACGAAGTGCTGCTATGGCAGAAGGCATTGAGAACCAACTATCCATCAGGACGTATTTGGCCCGAACACCATTATCAAGGGCTCTTTTGATCATCGGCACAAGATGCTCTGTTGTTTTTGTAATCGCTTCCAGGCGGCGGTGATACCCACAAGTTCTTTTATCGATATCAGGATTGATCTCATTGTATCGATTCTTCTTATCCGCTGAGGACAACAGGGCAAAGTCAAGACCGAGAAAACTGTTACCGTCAGACCAACCAAGTGTCAGCATCCGGAATCCTTTTATGTATTTCATGTCTGAATGATCAAATACCCGGGATAAAAGCTCTACTTTCTTGGAACGATTCCGATTATAGGTTGAGTCATCGAAAATAAGAACTTCCTCGGAGGCATCATCAAGGAGGTGCCTGATGGTGAAATAAATCCGGCGGAAAAGCAGGAGGGTAAACCGCCGCCAGTTGTATGTCGGTGAATTCAAAAAATTGTAGGCAGCATCCTTATCCACGATAACCTCTTTGTTTCTTACAATGCCTTGGTACAAATTTGTACTGCAAAAAGCCAGATTGAACAAGGCTGTGAAAATGGCAAGCGGAGATGCCCCTTTACTCTTCGTTATTCCCGACCTGTTCAAAAGAGTCCCAATTTTAAAAATTGAGAAGTATTCATTGAGGGCACCTATCTTTTTTAAATTTTGGGTTTGATTTTGTGTGTCGATGCAGTTAAAATTCATTTTAGCGAATTCCCTTTGTATGTGTGTTAGTTTATGGGTAAACAAAACATATCATACAAAGCGGAATTCGTCAATTTTTATTGCAAATACAAGGTGTTATAAATTTAGTTTGTTCATTTTTTATCACCGAAAGTTGAGTCAAATCAGGTTAAATAAACAATCAGCTGAACACCTGTTTACATTGATTGAAAATCCGCCAGAACCGAATCCCAAACTGGCCCAGGCAATGGAAATTATTTGATCGGGAATGCGGTAGAAAAAGTCATTGTTATTTCAGAGAATGTCGGAATAATCGGGCTCTTTGTCGACGCAAAAGATAATCAAGCCAAAGCATACTATGAGCAGTTCGGATTTATCTCCCTCAATGGAAACCCACTCATATTATTTCTTCCGATACAAACACTGGTTCAATACAAATAACGACAATATGCCCGACACGGTGGGCTGACGCTGACCGCTGTCGGATCATGTTTTTTTTCTCTATTGTCCCAGCTGTTCACACACGCCCACGGCCAGGGCATAGACAATATCCGATGCCAGATGGCGGGCAATGGTTTTGTCAAACAGCAGTTTCGCTTCTGTGGGAAATTCTTCATCCCCCTGCCAGAACAGCACGGCCACGGGCACCCGGGGGGTGATGAAAAACGAAAACGCCGCATCTGCCAGGGCCAGCCGGGTGCCGCCATACTGCTCACACCGGCGGGTGAATCCCTGGATATCTTCGTCAAACCGGGAGGCGATCCCATGGGTCGGAACCGCATGGGGGCCTCTGAAAAAAGTGCTGCCGCCGGGGATATCTTTTTCCGAGATCCATTGACCGGCCGGCGGAACCTCTGTGGCAGACAGGAGATAATGTACGGCAAACAGATCAAAATAAGGATGCAGCGGCTCCGGGTACGGGTCCGGATTGACACAAAAGATCCGGCCCTGCCGGGGATCCACAGCATATTCTCTTCCCCAGACGGTCAGCCCATAGATCCCGGCGGCCTCATCATACGTGCACACGGCCCGGCGGCAGACATCGGCCGGGTCCTGTTCTGCCAGCCGGGTAAAATACAATGGATCCACCAGATCATGATTCATTCGTCATCCTTTCTTTGAAAAATGCGGCCGGAGTTACTTTACTGCCAGTTTGCCTGTGATATCCCTGATATCCTGTTTGCGGTTTTCGTCAAGCGGGATGCTGCGCAAAGGCCCCTTGCTGAAATCAATTGTTTTTAAATCGATTTTCCTGATTCTGCGGTTGAACATGGTGTGATAATAGATAACCAGATTTTTTGTGTCCGTGACCACGGTATATTGTGTACCGGAAGGAAGTGATTTGCCCTTGTCCGCATTGCCTGCATCCGTTCCCTCGGACTGGCTGGCCGGAAGCTGGAAGCTGTCCAGGATTCTGAAAACTTCCTGCACCGTATCCAGCCCGCCATCGGTCGGGCGCGAGGTCTGGGAAAAAACAGTTGCGCGCACGAATCTGGACGGGGAGGTGAAATCTCCGGGCAGGCCGAGAAGCCCGGATCCTGCTGCCAGGGGTGTTATTTCCAGCTCACCCCATTTTTCAGCCTTAAAGGGCTTTTGGGACAAAAAACCGTAATTGCGCAGATTGGTCAAATGCCAGTCAAACGTCGGGTTGTTGGCAATCACGCCCACAGGATTGTCGAAAAATGTCACCTGACCGTCCTTGAATTCAATAACCATGCACTTTCCGCCGGGTTCGGTGACCATCAGATGCATGGGAACCGTTTTGTGCAGATCAGGATCCACCACGGCCACGACATGTTCCTGGGTCAGGCCGTCACGCACCTCTTCCAGGGTTGAAAAGCTCGAAAGGATGAAAGAAAGGACATCGCCCGGGGCCATTGATTGATCGGCTTTTTTGACGTCGAAATCAGCATACCCGGCAAAGCCGTCGTGATAAAAAAATCCCGCGGCCAGTCCTTTTTCGTTCAATCCGGTGCAGAAAACCCGGTCCATAAGCAGCGTGCCCGCAAACCCGTATTCTGCATCCCATTGCAGGCCAGTGTTTCCTTCCGGTGTTCTGCCCTGAAACGATGTGCCCCGGGCAATGACGGCAATCTTTGCATTGAGATCGAATTTCCCCCACTCCTGGGTCCGGCCGAAAACCGCGGTTCCGTCTTTTCCCACAAGACGCACCCCTGTACAGGCATGCGTCATTGCAGCAAATAAAAAAAATGTAAAAAACGCGCCCGCAACCGCAATTAAACAGATTTTAGCTTTTGAAAAATACATCAAATATTCCTTAAATTTTTAATTAATTAATTAATTAAGCGCCGGATCATTTCATCCGGGGTGTCTGCCCGCAAAACCACGTCCCTGTGGGGGGCTTTGAGAAATCCCTGGGCCTGAGCGCTGTCCAGAAGGGCATCTAAGGGGGCAAAATAATTATTGATATTGAGGAGCCCGAACGGCTTGGAATGGAACCCCAGAATGGACAGGGTATAGATCTCAAAAAATTCCTCGAACGTGCCGATCCCGCCCGGCAGGACCACAAACCCGTCAGACAGTTCCACCATTTTCATCTTTCGTTCATGCATGGTGGAAACCACATGCAGGCGGGTCAGCCCGGGATGGAAAATTTCCTTGTCCCGCAGGGCCTGGACCGTCACACCGATCACCCGGCCCCCGGCTTCCAGCGCACTGTCTGCCAACAGTTTCATCAGACCGGTGTTTGATCCGCCATACACGCAGGTCAGGCCATGTGCGGCCAGTTGCCTGCCCATTTCCGCCGCGGCCCGGGCATACACGGGGTTCACACCCGGACTGGACCCTAAAAAAATACAGATTGATTCCACCATTTCATGAAGCTCCCCGGAATTTATGTCAAGTGAATGAAAGCTATCAAAAGCCGCAGGAGATGACAACAGATAAACAGGATTTAACAGAGTTTTGACAAGCCCTTCGGATTGTATTATAAAGTTGATTTTTTCATGTATTTTTTGGAGATATTATGCAGACAGGAAAAATCAGCCAGCGCATTAAAACCTATATGGATAAACGCGGCATGGACATGGCCGGTCTGGCGGAGCAGACCGGGCTGACCGTCCCGTTTCTGGAAACCATGCTCACCAGAGACGTGTACCCGCCCCTGGGGCCGTTGATGAAGATCGCCAGAGCTTTGGGCGTGCGCCTGGGCACGTTCCTGGATGACCAGGGACAGGCCGACCCTTTTATTGTGCGGCACAGCACAAGAGCGGCCGAGTTCAGCGTGTCAGGGGTTTCCGGCAAATCCCCGGCCTTGAATTTCTATGCCCTGGGCACAGGCAAGATGGACCGGCACATGGAGCCGTTTTTCGTGGAGATCCTGCCGGAATCCGCCGAAGAAAAAACCTTGTCCTCCCATGAGGGAGAAGAGTTCATCGTGGTGACCCAGGGGCAGATCGAGGTGATCTACGGCAAGGAAACCCATATCCTGGGACCCGGGGATTCCATCTATTACAACTCGATTGTGCCCCATTACGTGAGCTGCCAC
Above is a window of Desulfotignum balticum DSM 7044 DNA encoding:
- a CDS encoding linear amide C-N hydrolase, with the protein product MYFSKAKICLIAVAGAFFTFFLFAAMTHACTGVRLVGKDGTAVFGRTQEWGKFDLNAKIAVIARGTSFQGRTPEGNTGLQWDAEYGFAGTLLMDRVFCTGLNEKGLAAGFFYHDGFAGYADFDVKKADQSMAPGDVLSFILSSFSTLEEVRDGLTQEHVVAVVDPDLHKTVPMHLMVTEPGGKCMVIEFKDGQVTFFDNPVGVIANNPTFDWHLTNLRNYGFLSQKPFKAEKWGELEITPLAAGSGLLGLPGDFTSPSRFVRATVFSQTSRPTDGGLDTVQEVFRILDSFQLPASQSEGTDAGNADKGKSLPSGTQYTVVTDTKNLVIYYHTMFNRRIRKIDLKTIDFSKGPLRSIPLDENRKQDIRDITGKLAVK
- a CDS encoding TIGR00730 family Rossman fold protein is translated as MVESICIFLGSSPGVNPVYARAAAEMGRQLAAHGLTCVYGGSNTGLMKLLADSALEAGGRVIGVTVQALRDKEIFHPGLTRLHVVSTMHERKMKMVELSDGFVVLPGGIGTFEEFFEIYTLSILGFHSKPFGLLNINNYFAPLDALLDSAQAQGFLKAPHRDVVLRADTPDEMIRRLIN
- a CDS encoding cupin domain-containing protein translates to MQTGKISQRIKTYMDKRGMDMAGLAEQTGLTVPFLETMLTRDVYPPLGPLMKIARALGVRLGTFLDDQGQADPFIVRHSTRAAEFSVSGVSGKSPALNFYALGTGKMDRHMEPFFVEILPESAEEKTLSSHEGEEFIVVTQGQIEVIYGKETHILGPGDSIYYNSIVPHYVSCHGDEKAAIHAVIYIPE